GGTTTCCGCGGCTCTCGATCCACCTCTGCGTGGGCCTCAACGGAATATCCCAGATCCGCGACGCCGATCCTGCTCTTTCGCGGGTAAGGCGATCTGCGACGCCCGTCTGCTTCAACGCTTTAGGCCGCGGTCCAGTGCCCCAAAAGACGGCGCACGGCGACGATCTGTCCCACGTGGTAGGCGGCATGATCGGCCGCAAGGATGACCTCCCGGAGGAGGGTCTGTCCGGTTCCTGCAGGCACCTTCGCGAGCAGGTCGCGGCGTGGATCGGTGACCAGTCGCTGGAGCGCGCGGCGCTCCTTCCTGAAGCCGGCGATACTCGCGGCCCATGCTCTGGCCGTCGGCGGCACCGGTGACGCTGGCCAGTAGTCGTGAGGCCAATGCTTCTCC
The Terriglobia bacterium DNA segment above includes these coding regions:
- a CDS encoding DinB family protein, with the protein product MSATKNLREQLAALLSWSDAHVSFDDAVVDLPVAARGQVPSGLPYSAWQLVEHLRLTQADILEFCVSPRYEEKHWPHDYWPASPVPPTARAWAASIAGFRKERRALQRLVTDPRRDLLAKVPAGTGQTLLREVILAADHAAYHVGQIVAVRRLLGHWTAA